Part of the Cereibacter sphaeroides 2.4.1 genome, GGCTGGACCTTCGACTGGGTCGTGATCTCCAGCAGGAAGCCCTCGGGCCGGGAGGCGAGCCCGCCCTCCAGCTCTAGATAGATCGCATCCGCCTTCGACTTGTGGCCGAGAACGTGGGTCTCATCCACGAGGATGTAGGCCGCCTTCGACCCGGTAATGACATCGCCATCGGCCGAGAGGATGCGGATCACCGCGCCCGTGTTCATGTGCACGATCGTCTTGGAGTGATCCTTGACGTCGAAAATGCCGCCCTTTTCCTTGTCGAGCCGCGGGTCGAGCCGGATGATCCCGGCCGCCTGGCGGAAGGCGATGTCAGAGATCTTCTGCGTCTCGGCGATCAGGATCGCCTCCGCCAGCGGGCGCTCGTTGAGGATCACCGCCGTCACGATGATCGCGGCCGAGATCGATGACTTCCCGTTCTTCTTCGGGATCATCACGAAGAACTGCCGGATCATCCGGCGGCGGGTCTCCGGGTCGTAGGCGCCGAAGATGGCCCTCACGAGATCGAAGATCCATTCCTCGCAGACCTCGCCCAGCGTCGGCGTCCCGATCATGTCCGGGACGCGCAGGCTCTTGAAGATCCGCAGCGCCTTGTCCGCGACCGGCCGGAAGAGCGGCAGGTCGGGGATCAGCGAACGGCCTGACGCGAGCCGCTCCGCCCAGTCCGGGCAGGCGGTCGACCAGTCATTGGCGTGGATCATGTCAGTGCGTCCGGTAGACGCCCGGCGTCAGGTCCGGGTCCGAGATCGCCGCCTCTGCCGCGGCGCGGCGCGCGGCCTCCTTCTTGCCGATCGGCTCAGCGGCCGCATCGGCCGGCTGATCCTTCAGGGCCTGCTCGGCCGCCAGGCGGTCCCGCTTCTCCATGATCTTCCCGAGTTCCTTGAGCGCGCCGACATTGCCCTTGTTGGCCTCATCCGCGAGGACCTTCGCCCGCCACAGCTCGAACCGGGTCCGCTGCATCGACGCGGCACGCAGCTCGGAAAAATAATACTTCCGCAAGGTGGGCAGGGAGATGTGCAGCCCCTGCGCGATCTCCTCGGCCTTGTAGCCGAGCGCCAAGCCCATGATCACCTTGTCGGCGTTCGATTTGGACCACTGGTGGGACGGCCGTCCACGACGCCCCGAGGGCAGCGTGACGCAGTCGCCGAAAAGGTCGATTGTCGTTTTTCCGCTGTCCAAGAAAAAAATCTCCGCGTGAGGGGAGCGCGGGTCTTCCTTCCGTCACCCCCTGGACTTTGCACCCACCCCCGGGTGAGGGGGCGCGATGACAACCTCGCCGGGCCGGGGGCCATAGTCGGCCCACCACCTCGCGACGACGGCGGCAATGCCTGCCTTCCGCCGGTCTCCGGCAGCTGCATCGGCCTGGCACCGGCGCACGCACTCTGCCTCCGGCGTGGCCAGCACCACGATCCGCTCGGGGCGCAGGCGATCCGCCCACCATTGCCGGTGATCGGCCCGGGGCTCGGTCAGGATCAGCCACGCGCGCGGCCACCGGCCCCGGGCGCTGGTCCGCATCAGGTCGCCCAGCATGGCGTTCCGCTCCCGCAGCACATCACCGATGCGCCGGTCGCCCTCCTCCGCATTGAGGCGGTCGATCCCGAGCAGCCGGCGCGTGATCTGCTCGAAGCAGATGACCAGATCGTCGGGCCCGGCCGCTGCTCTCACCCACGTCGACTTGCCCGCGCCCGGCGGGCCCACGACGATGGTGAGCGGCACATGCACGGGCCGGAACCAATCGGGCCGTGCCATCGGAGCAGGCGATGCCGCCTGCGGTTGCGCGCGCTCCTCACTCTGCTTCACGCTGTCATGGCAGGACTTGCACAGACACTGCAGGTTGGCGCGATCCCAGAACAGCGCCTCGTCGCCCCGGTGCGGTACCTTGTGGTCAGCCACGAGCTGCGATGTGTTCCCCTCGACCCGGCCGCACATGCGGCAGGTGAAGGCCGCCTCGGTCAGGATCTCCCACCGAAGCGCGCGCCAGCGGGCGGTGTTATACCACGCGCGCCACGGCGAGAACGTCAGGCGAGCCTTGGTCCTGCTGCGGCCTTCACCGCCCGAGAGCGATGCCAGGCGTGCGGGCGCAGAGGCAAGCCGCTGCGGGATCTTCCTGAGCCGCGCCATGTCTGCCTGCCATGATGAGGGTGCCGGAACGAGAAGCGCCCGGGGAGCATCTGCTCTCCGGGCGCCATTCGGTCCGCCTGCAAAATGTCAATGCAGTGAGGTTCTGTCAACGGCCTTGTTCGCGCCATGGCGACATGGGCGGCATGTCTGCGGTCAGTTGGACCGTCGACAGAATGTCGAGCGTGCGCAGCTCGTGGCCGAGATGCAGCAAAGCCCCCCACCATGTGAGCCACTCGCGCCGCGCGGCGGCAATCTGGGCGTGGCTCGGGGCATAGGTAACAGGACAGGCCTCGACCGGCCGGACGACCCGACGCCCGCGGTGCACCGTCACGATCTCATCCACCACCTCGATCCGCGCGAACATCCCGTGCTTGGATCGGCGCCAGTCGCGCGGCACACAACGCGGGCGCGCGTCGGGCATCCAGTCGGGCCGCAGGCCGGCGCGCGCGAGGGTGGCGATCTTCACCGCCATGCCGCGCCCGCCATGCTCGGGTGGAAGCGCCGCCACGGCCGAGGCGATCATCTCGGCATCGTCAGCCGGAAGGGAATGCCCGCCGCCGTCGATGCGGCACCCGATGGCGCCCCGCTGCGCCACCAGCCAGGCCGACGAGACGGTCCGGCGATAGCTGTCCGGTGCGGCTTCTTCCGCGAAGTCGACGCTGGCGCACTCGGTCTGGAACGCCCAGACCAGCGCGCGTTCGATCGACATCTCTCGCCGCGCCGGCGCCACCGGCTCCGCCCGCCGCAGGTCCACCGCGCGCCCGATCATGCCGCCGCCCCTTCCTTGCGGGCGCGGCCGGCATCCACCAGCGCGCGGGCCTGTGCCCGGTCGCGGAGATAGAGCTCGAGCCAGTCGCGATCCTCGCGGCTGGCCGTCTCGCGGTCGATCCGGTCACGGATCAGCTCGCAGCGCCGGGCGTTGTCCTGCGCCTCATCCCGGATCTCGCGCAGGTCCATCGCGAGCGGCGGGCGGGGGTGTTTGAGGAGCCAGCGGTAGAGCTCCACCAGATGCCCGCCGGCCTCGGCCTTCGGCCCCTCGACCGAGGCGAGCCAGCTCGAGACCAGCCGGCGTTCCGCCGGCGGCGGCTCCTCGATGGCCCGCGCGAACTGCCGGATCAGCACCTCGGACGGCCAGACCCCATCGGCCGCGCTGTCGATCAGCACCTCGGCCAAGGTCATCAGGTTCTCCGCGCCCATGTAGCCCAGCTGCTCGCAGAGCCTGGCCATCGCCGCCTCGTGCGCCGCGGCGGCCGTGCCGCGCCGCCTCACCATCCCGGCCTGCTCCAGCCGGTCCACCACCAGCGCCTTCACCCGCGCTCGCTCCTCTGCCTTCGTCATGGCCATCCCTTTCTCAGCCAGCCACGCCTGCCGTCTCGCCACCGCCCGATCTTCTCACCCCTGCAGAAGGGATGTTTTGTCAGGTTCTGTTTTGTCGGGTCCGGTCCTGTCCTGTCCTGTGGGGCAATTACAGTTCCGGCCCTGAAAATTGCTGTAAATGACTGTAAGGATTGCAGTCGATTACAGTCGATTACAGCTGTAAATCACTGGACCTGCACGAGCTTGGGCCCGCCGCGCGTGGCCTCGAAGGCCGCGCGCACATTGTCCGTCGTGATGTAGAGATCGCGCTCGCCGAGCCAGTCCGCGATGGCGATCACCACGTCCGGGCTCTCGGCCGCGCGCGAGCATTTGATCTCGATGAGCTTCTTCTTCACCCGCGTCCGGGCCACGGCCTTCGAGCCTTCCGTCCGCGCCTGATCGCGCCCGCGCTTTCGGCGGTGCATGTCGCGGGCGATGCCCGCGATCATCACATGGCCGAGCCGCCGGTTGGCGGGCGCATCCTCCTGGTTCGAGATATGGGTCTCGCGCCAGCCGTAGAGCGCGCCCTCGCGCGCCGCGCGCCAGCTCTCGAGATCGGCGCCATAGCCGGCAAGCCGGGCGAGCTCAAGATCGTCGTCGGGCAGCGTCCCAGCCGGGTCCTGCCGGAACGCCTCGCACCAGAGAAGGAGCGCGGTGCCGATGTCGGCGCGCCGGTTCTCCGCGAGCGCTCGGGCGACGAAGCGGGAGGTGAGGAGGCGGTTGATGTGGAGCGGCACCCATTCGTGGCTCGAGAGCGTGTCGCCGAAGGCCAGCGGATATTCCCAGAATTCGCCGACGATCTCGGTCGCGGGCTCGGTCAGTCGGTCATGCGGCACGGGCACCTCCCGCGGCGCGTCGGAAGCGGTCACGCTTCGTCATGGCAGGCCTCCATAGATGAAGACGGGCACCTGGGCGGCGAGGGCGGATGCGACCTCGTGCCGGATGCCGGTGGAGTCTGACCAACCGCGGATCTCGGGGACCACGACGGCGGCGCAGACAGTGAGAAGGGGACGACACCAGTCCTCCCAGAGGGCCAGAGCGAACGGGTCGATCCGGAGCCGGGGGAACATGGTGGCATGGAGCGCGGCGGCCGAGAGCACCACGGGCGAGATCGCCGTGACGCCGACCTCCAGTAGCCGCGCCACCTCGCGCGCGGCGTCGGCCATCGCGGCCTCGGACAGATCCCGCGACCAGCGGCCGTCCGGGCCGACCGCGCGGAGCGTGTAAGGGCTCGCCAGATAGACGGGCCGCCCCCAGCGCGCATGCCGCGCGACGAGCGCCGGGGTCGCGCCCCAGCGCAACAGATCCGCGCGCCCTGCAGGATGGCGCCGCAGCGCGGCCCATTCGCTCGATCGAAAAGCGCCGGAGGCCGCAGCCCCCGGCGAAGTGGCCGCGTCCTGTACAGGCAAGGGCGCGGCGGCGGTCACAGAAGGCTCCCGACGGCCGTGGCGAGGATCGCCGATCCGGCGAGCACGGAGGGGACGAGCCACCAGCAGGAGGGCAGGCGGCAAGGCGAATGCTCCTCGCTTTCGTCATCGCGGTGCAGCCATGTCTCGGCCAGCCGGGAAGAATATTTCCGCGACTGTTTCTTGAAGTGCAGATGGTTGCAGAAGGCGCGGAAGGACCGCGCCTCGTAGAACCGCTGCATGAGATACCAATAGACCCGCCTCATCCCCGTCCCTCGATGATGCTGAAGATTTCCTCGCCGCAGGCGATGGTCATGACCGCGAAGACATGGCGCAGCGCCGCGTCGTTCTCGCATTGCAGCCAGTTCCGGACCTGCCGCTCGCTCACGCCG contains:
- a CDS encoding DUF1937 family protein, which codes for MTAAAPLPVQDAATSPGAAASGAFRSSEWAALRRHPAGRADLLRWGATPALVARHARWGRPVYLASPYTLRAVGPDGRWSRDLSEAAMADAAREVARLLEVGVTAISPVVLSAAALHATMFPRLRIDPFALALWEDWCRPLLTVCAAVVVPEIRGWSDSTGIRHEVASALAAQVPVFIYGGLP
- a CDS encoding DUF1376 domain-containing protein gives rise to the protein MTASDAPREVPVPHDRLTEPATEIVGEFWEYPLAFGDTLSSHEWVPLHINRLLTSRFVARALAENRRADIGTALLLWCEAFRQDPAGTLPDDDLELARLAGYGADLESWRAAREGALYGWRETHISNQEDAPANRRLGHVMIAGIARDMHRRKRGRDQARTEGSKAVARTRVKKKLIEIKCSRAAESPDVVIAIADWLGERDLYITTDNVRAAFEATRGGPKLVQVQ
- a CDS encoding AAA family ATPase is translated as MARLRKIPQRLASAPARLASLSGGEGRSRTKARLTFSPWRAWYNTARWRALRWEILTEAAFTCRMCGRVEGNTSQLVADHKVPHRGDEALFWDRANLQCLCKSCHDSVKQSEERAQPQAASPAPMARPDWFRPVHVPLTIVVGPPGAGKSTWVRAAAGPDDLVICFEQITRRLLGIDRLNAEEGDRRIGDVLRERNAMLGDLMRTSARGRWPRAWLILTEPRADHRQWWADRLRPERIVVLATPEAECVRRCQADAAAGDRRKAGIAAVVARWWADYGPRPGEVVIAPPHPGVGAKSRG